A stretch of Falco rusticolus isolate bFalRus1 chromosome 2, bFalRus1.pri, whole genome shotgun sequence DNA encodes these proteins:
- the FAM76B gene encoding protein FAM76B isoform X5 translates to MAAAAAAAAPALYACTKCNQRYPFEELSQGQQLCKECRIAHPIVKCTYCRSEFQQESKTNTICKKCAQNVKQFGTPKPCQYCNIIAAFIGTKCQRCTNSEKKYGPPQTCEQCKQQCAFDRKEEGRRKVDGKLLCWLCTLSYKRVLQKTKEQRKSLGSSHSNSSSSSLTEKDQHHSKHHHHHHHRHSSSHHKISNLSPEQDQGLWKQSSSINQSADSGGTDNFVLISQLKEEVMSLKRLLQQRDQTILEKDKKLTELKADFQYQESNLRTKMNSMEKAHKETVEQLQAKNRELLKQVAALSKGKKFDKSGSILTSP, encoded by the exons atggcggcggcggccgcggcggccgccccggctCTTTACGCCTGCACCAAGTGCAACCAGCGCTACCCCTTCGAGGAGCTctcccagggccagcagctgtgcaag GAGTGTCGGATCGCCCACCCCATCGTGAAATGCACTTACTGCCGGTCGGAGTTCCAGCAGGAGAG CAAAACTAATACGATATGCAAGAAATGCGCCCAAAACGTGAAGCAGTTTGGAACG CCCAAGCCTTGTCAGTATTGTAACATTATTGCAGCATTTATTGGCACAAAGTGTCAGCGTTGCACCAACTCTGAGAAGAAGTACGGCCCACCACAGACGTGCGAACAGTGTAAACAGCAGTGTGCTTTTGATCgaaaagaggagggaaggaggaag GTTGATGGAAAGTTGTTGTGTTGGCTCTGCACATTGTCCTACAAGAGAGTgctacagaagacaaaagaacaGAGGAAGAGCCTAGGATCTTCACATTCTAACTCCTCATCCTCATCTCTTACTGAGAAAGACCAGCATCATTCAAAACACCATCACCACCATCATCATCGTCACAGCAGCAGTCATCATaa AATCAGCAATCTGAGTCCAGAACAAGATCAGGGACTATGGAAACAGAG tagctCTATAAATCAGTCAGCAGACAGTGGAGGAACTGACAACTTTGTCCTTATAAGTCAACTGAAAGAAGAAGTAATGTCACTTAAACGTCTTCTGCAGCAAAGAGATCAGactattttagaaaaagataaaaag TTGACAGAACTGAAGGCAGACTTCCAGTACCAGGAGTCTAACTTGAGGACGAAGATGAACAGTATGGAGAAAGCTCACAAGGAAACTGTGGAACAGTTGCAG GCCAAAAACAGAGAACTGCTCAAACAGGTTGCAGCATTGTCAAAGGGTAAAAAGTTTGATAAAAGTGGGAGTATACTAACATCTCCTTGA
- the FAM76B gene encoding protein FAM76B isoform X7: MAAAAAAAAPALYACTKCNQRYPFEELSQGQQLCKECRIAHPIVKCTYCRSEFQQESKTNTICKKCAQNVKQFGTPKPCQYCNIIAAFIGTKCQRCTNSEKKYGPPQTCEQCKQQCAFDRKEEGRRKVDGKLLCWLCTLSYKRVLQKTKEQRKSLGSSHSNSSSSSLTEKDQHHSKHHHHHHHRHSSSHHNSSINQSADSGGTDNFVLISQLKEEVMSLKRLLQQRDQTILEKDKKLTELKADFQYQESNLRTKMNSMEKAHKETVEQLQAKNRELLKQVAALSKGKKFDKSGSILTSP; encoded by the exons atggcggcggcggccgcggcggccgccccggctCTTTACGCCTGCACCAAGTGCAACCAGCGCTACCCCTTCGAGGAGCTctcccagggccagcagctgtgcaag GAGTGTCGGATCGCCCACCCCATCGTGAAATGCACTTACTGCCGGTCGGAGTTCCAGCAGGAGAG CAAAACTAATACGATATGCAAGAAATGCGCCCAAAACGTGAAGCAGTTTGGAACG CCCAAGCCTTGTCAGTATTGTAACATTATTGCAGCATTTATTGGCACAAAGTGTCAGCGTTGCACCAACTCTGAGAAGAAGTACGGCCCACCACAGACGTGCGAACAGTGTAAACAGCAGTGTGCTTTTGATCgaaaagaggagggaaggaggaag GTTGATGGAAAGTTGTTGTGTTGGCTCTGCACATTGTCCTACAAGAGAGTgctacagaagacaaaagaacaGAGGAAGAGCCTAGGATCTTCACATTCTAACTCCTCATCCTCATCTCTTACTGAGAAAGACCAGCATCATTCAAAACACCATCACCACCATCATCATCGTCACAGCAGCAGTCATCATaa tagctCTATAAATCAGTCAGCAGACAGTGGAGGAACTGACAACTTTGTCCTTATAAGTCAACTGAAAGAAGAAGTAATGTCACTTAAACGTCTTCTGCAGCAAAGAGATCAGactattttagaaaaagataaaaag TTGACAGAACTGAAGGCAGACTTCCAGTACCAGGAGTCTAACTTGAGGACGAAGATGAACAGTATGGAGAAAGCTCACAAGGAAACTGTGGAACAGTTGCAG GCCAAAAACAGAGAACTGCTCAAACAGGTTGCAGCATTGTCAAAGGGTAAAAAGTTTGATAAAAGTGGGAGTATACTAACATCTCCTTGA
- the FAM76B gene encoding protein FAM76B isoform X1, whose protein sequence is MAAAAAAAAPALYACTKCNQRYPFEELSQGQQLCKECRIAHPIVKCTYCRSEFQQESKTNTICKKCAQNVKQFGTPKPCQYCNIIAAFIGTKCQRCTNSEKKYGPPQTCEQCKQQCAFDRKEEGRRKVDGKLLCWLCTLSYKRVLQKTKEQRKSLGSSHSNSSSSSLTEKDQHHSKHHHHHHHRHSSSHHKISNLSPEQDQGLWKQSHKSSAAIQNETPKKKPKLESKPSNGDSSSINQSADSGGTDNFVLISQLKEEVMSLKRLLQQRDQTILEKDKKLTELKADFQYQESNLRTKMNSMEKAHKETVEQLQAKNRELLKQVAALSKGKKFDKSGSILTSP, encoded by the exons atggcggcggcggccgcggcggccgccccggctCTTTACGCCTGCACCAAGTGCAACCAGCGCTACCCCTTCGAGGAGCTctcccagggccagcagctgtgcaag GAGTGTCGGATCGCCCACCCCATCGTGAAATGCACTTACTGCCGGTCGGAGTTCCAGCAGGAGAG CAAAACTAATACGATATGCAAGAAATGCGCCCAAAACGTGAAGCAGTTTGGAACG CCCAAGCCTTGTCAGTATTGTAACATTATTGCAGCATTTATTGGCACAAAGTGTCAGCGTTGCACCAACTCTGAGAAGAAGTACGGCCCACCACAGACGTGCGAACAGTGTAAACAGCAGTGTGCTTTTGATCgaaaagaggagggaaggaggaag GTTGATGGAAAGTTGTTGTGTTGGCTCTGCACATTGTCCTACAAGAGAGTgctacagaagacaaaagaacaGAGGAAGAGCCTAGGATCTTCACATTCTAACTCCTCATCCTCATCTCTTACTGAGAAAGACCAGCATCATTCAAAACACCATCACCACCATCATCATCGTCACAGCAGCAGTCATCATaa AATCAGCAATCTGAGTCCAGAACAAGATCAGGGACTATGGAAACAGAG cCATAAATCCTCTGCAGCTATTCAGAATGAAactccaaagaaaaaacccaaactggaATCCAAGCCATCAAATGGAGATAG tagctCTATAAATCAGTCAGCAGACAGTGGAGGAACTGACAACTTTGTCCTTATAAGTCAACTGAAAGAAGAAGTAATGTCACTTAAACGTCTTCTGCAGCAAAGAGATCAGactattttagaaaaagataaaaag TTGACAGAACTGAAGGCAGACTTCCAGTACCAGGAGTCTAACTTGAGGACGAAGATGAACAGTATGGAGAAAGCTCACAAGGAAACTGTGGAACAGTTGCAG GCCAAAAACAGAGAACTGCTCAAACAGGTTGCAGCATTGTCAAAGGGTAAAAAGTTTGATAAAAGTGGGAGTATACTAACATCTCCTTGA
- the FAM76B gene encoding protein FAM76B isoform X6, which translates to MAAAAAAAAPALYACTKCNQRYPFEELSQGQQLCKECRIAHPIVKCTYCRSEFQQESKTNTICKKCAQNVKQFGTPKPCQYCNIIAAFIGTKCQRCTNSEKKYGPPQTCEQCKQQCAFDRKEEGRRKVDGKLLCWLCTLSYKRVLQKTKEQRKSLGSSHSNSSSSSLTEKDQHHSKHHHHHHHRHSSSHHKISNLSPEQDQGLWKQSSINQSADSGGTDNFVLISQLKEEVMSLKRLLQQRDQTILEKDKKLTELKADFQYQESNLRTKMNSMEKAHKETVEQLQAKNRELLKQVAALSKGKKFDKSGSILTSP; encoded by the exons atggcggcggcggccgcggcggccgccccggctCTTTACGCCTGCACCAAGTGCAACCAGCGCTACCCCTTCGAGGAGCTctcccagggccagcagctgtgcaag GAGTGTCGGATCGCCCACCCCATCGTGAAATGCACTTACTGCCGGTCGGAGTTCCAGCAGGAGAG CAAAACTAATACGATATGCAAGAAATGCGCCCAAAACGTGAAGCAGTTTGGAACG CCCAAGCCTTGTCAGTATTGTAACATTATTGCAGCATTTATTGGCACAAAGTGTCAGCGTTGCACCAACTCTGAGAAGAAGTACGGCCCACCACAGACGTGCGAACAGTGTAAACAGCAGTGTGCTTTTGATCgaaaagaggagggaaggaggaag GTTGATGGAAAGTTGTTGTGTTGGCTCTGCACATTGTCCTACAAGAGAGTgctacagaagacaaaagaacaGAGGAAGAGCCTAGGATCTTCACATTCTAACTCCTCATCCTCATCTCTTACTGAGAAAGACCAGCATCATTCAAAACACCATCACCACCATCATCATCGTCACAGCAGCAGTCATCATaa AATCAGCAATCTGAGTCCAGAACAAGATCAGGGACTATGGAAACAGAG ctCTATAAATCAGTCAGCAGACAGTGGAGGAACTGACAACTTTGTCCTTATAAGTCAACTGAAAGAAGAAGTAATGTCACTTAAACGTCTTCTGCAGCAAAGAGATCAGactattttagaaaaagataaaaag TTGACAGAACTGAAGGCAGACTTCCAGTACCAGGAGTCTAACTTGAGGACGAAGATGAACAGTATGGAGAAAGCTCACAAGGAAACTGTGGAACAGTTGCAG GCCAAAAACAGAGAACTGCTCAAACAGGTTGCAGCATTGTCAAAGGGTAAAAAGTTTGATAAAAGTGGGAGTATACTAACATCTCCTTGA
- the FAM76B gene encoding protein FAM76B isoform X4, with protein MAAAAAAAAPALYACTKCNQRYPFEELSQGQQLCKECRIAHPIVKCTYCRSEFQQESKTNTICKKCAQNVKQFGTPKPCQYCNIIAAFIGTKCQRCTNSEKKYGPPQTCEQCKQQCAFDRKEEGRRKVDGKLLCWLCTLSYKRVLQKTKEQRKSLGSSHSNSSSSSLTEKDQHHSKHHHHHHHRHSSSHHNHKSSAAIQNETPKKKPKLESKPSNGDSSINQSADSGGTDNFVLISQLKEEVMSLKRLLQQRDQTILEKDKKLTELKADFQYQESNLRTKMNSMEKAHKETVEQLQAKNRELLKQVAALSKGKKFDKSGSILTSP; from the exons atggcggcggcggccgcggcggccgccccggctCTTTACGCCTGCACCAAGTGCAACCAGCGCTACCCCTTCGAGGAGCTctcccagggccagcagctgtgcaag GAGTGTCGGATCGCCCACCCCATCGTGAAATGCACTTACTGCCGGTCGGAGTTCCAGCAGGAGAG CAAAACTAATACGATATGCAAGAAATGCGCCCAAAACGTGAAGCAGTTTGGAACG CCCAAGCCTTGTCAGTATTGTAACATTATTGCAGCATTTATTGGCACAAAGTGTCAGCGTTGCACCAACTCTGAGAAGAAGTACGGCCCACCACAGACGTGCGAACAGTGTAAACAGCAGTGTGCTTTTGATCgaaaagaggagggaaggaggaag GTTGATGGAAAGTTGTTGTGTTGGCTCTGCACATTGTCCTACAAGAGAGTgctacagaagacaaaagaacaGAGGAAGAGCCTAGGATCTTCACATTCTAACTCCTCATCCTCATCTCTTACTGAGAAAGACCAGCATCATTCAAAACACCATCACCACCATCATCATCGTCACAGCAGCAGTCATCATaa cCATAAATCCTCTGCAGCTATTCAGAATGAAactccaaagaaaaaacccaaactggaATCCAAGCCATCAAATGGAGATAG ctCTATAAATCAGTCAGCAGACAGTGGAGGAACTGACAACTTTGTCCTTATAAGTCAACTGAAAGAAGAAGTAATGTCACTTAAACGTCTTCTGCAGCAAAGAGATCAGactattttagaaaaagataaaaag TTGACAGAACTGAAGGCAGACTTCCAGTACCAGGAGTCTAACTTGAGGACGAAGATGAACAGTATGGAGAAAGCTCACAAGGAAACTGTGGAACAGTTGCAG GCCAAAAACAGAGAACTGCTCAAACAGGTTGCAGCATTGTCAAAGGGTAAAAAGTTTGATAAAAGTGGGAGTATACTAACATCTCCTTGA
- the FAM76B gene encoding protein FAM76B isoform X3, translating to MAAAAAAAAPALYACTKCNQRYPFEELSQGQQLCKECRIAHPIVKCTYCRSEFQQESKTNTICKKCAQNVKQFGTPKPCQYCNIIAAFIGTKCQRCTNSEKKYGPPQTCEQCKQQCAFDRKEEGRRKVDGKLLCWLCTLSYKRVLQKTKEQRKSLGSSHSNSSSSSLTEKDQHHSKHHHHHHHRHSSSHHNHKSSAAIQNETPKKKPKLESKPSNGDSSSINQSADSGGTDNFVLISQLKEEVMSLKRLLQQRDQTILEKDKKLTELKADFQYQESNLRTKMNSMEKAHKETVEQLQAKNRELLKQVAALSKGKKFDKSGSILTSP from the exons atggcggcggcggccgcggcggccgccccggctCTTTACGCCTGCACCAAGTGCAACCAGCGCTACCCCTTCGAGGAGCTctcccagggccagcagctgtgcaag GAGTGTCGGATCGCCCACCCCATCGTGAAATGCACTTACTGCCGGTCGGAGTTCCAGCAGGAGAG CAAAACTAATACGATATGCAAGAAATGCGCCCAAAACGTGAAGCAGTTTGGAACG CCCAAGCCTTGTCAGTATTGTAACATTATTGCAGCATTTATTGGCACAAAGTGTCAGCGTTGCACCAACTCTGAGAAGAAGTACGGCCCACCACAGACGTGCGAACAGTGTAAACAGCAGTGTGCTTTTGATCgaaaagaggagggaaggaggaag GTTGATGGAAAGTTGTTGTGTTGGCTCTGCACATTGTCCTACAAGAGAGTgctacagaagacaaaagaacaGAGGAAGAGCCTAGGATCTTCACATTCTAACTCCTCATCCTCATCTCTTACTGAGAAAGACCAGCATCATTCAAAACACCATCACCACCATCATCATCGTCACAGCAGCAGTCATCATaa cCATAAATCCTCTGCAGCTATTCAGAATGAAactccaaagaaaaaacccaaactggaATCCAAGCCATCAAATGGAGATAG tagctCTATAAATCAGTCAGCAGACAGTGGAGGAACTGACAACTTTGTCCTTATAAGTCAACTGAAAGAAGAAGTAATGTCACTTAAACGTCTTCTGCAGCAAAGAGATCAGactattttagaaaaagataaaaag TTGACAGAACTGAAGGCAGACTTCCAGTACCAGGAGTCTAACTTGAGGACGAAGATGAACAGTATGGAGAAAGCTCACAAGGAAACTGTGGAACAGTTGCAG GCCAAAAACAGAGAACTGCTCAAACAGGTTGCAGCATTGTCAAAGGGTAAAAAGTTTGATAAAAGTGGGAGTATACTAACATCTCCTTGA
- the FAM76B gene encoding protein FAM76B isoform X2 produces the protein MAAAAAAAAPALYACTKCNQRYPFEELSQGQQLCKECRIAHPIVKCTYCRSEFQQESKTNTICKKCAQNVKQFGTPKPCQYCNIIAAFIGTKCQRCTNSEKKYGPPQTCEQCKQQCAFDRKEEGRRKVDGKLLCWLCTLSYKRVLQKTKEQRKSLGSSHSNSSSSSLTEKDQHHSKHHHHHHHRHSSSHHKISNLSPEQDQGLWKQSHKSSAAIQNETPKKKPKLESKPSNGDSSINQSADSGGTDNFVLISQLKEEVMSLKRLLQQRDQTILEKDKKLTELKADFQYQESNLRTKMNSMEKAHKETVEQLQAKNRELLKQVAALSKGKKFDKSGSILTSP, from the exons atggcggcggcggccgcggcggccgccccggctCTTTACGCCTGCACCAAGTGCAACCAGCGCTACCCCTTCGAGGAGCTctcccagggccagcagctgtgcaag GAGTGTCGGATCGCCCACCCCATCGTGAAATGCACTTACTGCCGGTCGGAGTTCCAGCAGGAGAG CAAAACTAATACGATATGCAAGAAATGCGCCCAAAACGTGAAGCAGTTTGGAACG CCCAAGCCTTGTCAGTATTGTAACATTATTGCAGCATTTATTGGCACAAAGTGTCAGCGTTGCACCAACTCTGAGAAGAAGTACGGCCCACCACAGACGTGCGAACAGTGTAAACAGCAGTGTGCTTTTGATCgaaaagaggagggaaggaggaag GTTGATGGAAAGTTGTTGTGTTGGCTCTGCACATTGTCCTACAAGAGAGTgctacagaagacaaaagaacaGAGGAAGAGCCTAGGATCTTCACATTCTAACTCCTCATCCTCATCTCTTACTGAGAAAGACCAGCATCATTCAAAACACCATCACCACCATCATCATCGTCACAGCAGCAGTCATCATaa AATCAGCAATCTGAGTCCAGAACAAGATCAGGGACTATGGAAACAGAG cCATAAATCCTCTGCAGCTATTCAGAATGAAactccaaagaaaaaacccaaactggaATCCAAGCCATCAAATGGAGATAG ctCTATAAATCAGTCAGCAGACAGTGGAGGAACTGACAACTTTGTCCTTATAAGTCAACTGAAAGAAGAAGTAATGTCACTTAAACGTCTTCTGCAGCAAAGAGATCAGactattttagaaaaagataaaaag TTGACAGAACTGAAGGCAGACTTCCAGTACCAGGAGTCTAACTTGAGGACGAAGATGAACAGTATGGAGAAAGCTCACAAGGAAACTGTGGAACAGTTGCAG GCCAAAAACAGAGAACTGCTCAAACAGGTTGCAGCATTGTCAAAGGGTAAAAAGTTTGATAAAAGTGGGAGTATACTAACATCTCCTTGA